A genomic segment from Phragmites australis chromosome 6, lpPhrAust1.1, whole genome shotgun sequence encodes:
- the LOC133921955 gene encoding putative 12-oxophytodienoate reductase 8 → MAEIPLLTPYTMGRFHLSHRVVHAPLTRSRCYNNLPREHVALYYSQRASNGGLLVAESTGVSETAQGYPNTPGIWTKEQVAAWKPVVEAVHRKGGVFFCQIWHVGRASIYDYQPDGQAPISCTDKQITTVVLKDGSVEEFSAPRRLREDEIPQIVNDFRLAARNCIEAGFDGVEIHCAFGYLIEQFMKDSVNDRTDKYGGSMENRCRFALEVIQATTDEIGPDRIGVRLSPYSNCLDCWDSDPDALGLYMIQAMNKLGVLYCSMVEPEVVKVDGKVQIPYKLLHFRKAFAGTFIVAGGYNREEGNRAVSEGYTDLVAYGKWFLANPDLPKRFELNAPLNKYDRSTFYTPDPVVGACHGRPAPETNGPSSRRRHRLAVVLACGCRPGWAIGMRDRVPVPAVAVLPAAVRRRWRGS, encoded by the exons ATGGCAGAAATTCCCCTCCTGACTCCCTACACCATGGGGAGGTTCCACCTCTCACACAG GGTTGTCCACGCGCCACTCACCAGATCAAGGTGCTACAACAACCTTCCTCGAGAACACGTCGCGCTGTACTACTCCcagagggcctcgaatggcggcCTCCTTGTCGCTGAATCCACTGGGGTCTCGGAGACCGCTCAGGGGTACCCCAACACGCCAGGTATATGGACCAAGGAACAGGTGGCGGCTTGGAAGCCGGTCGTGGAAGCCGTGCATCGCAAGGGCGGAGTTTTCTTCTGCCAAATCTGGCACGTAGGGAGGGCGTCTATCTATG ATTATCAGCCCGATGGACAAGCACCAATTTCTTGTACGGACAAGCAGATCACAACTGTGGTTCTCAAAGATGGAAGTGTGGAGGAATTCTCTGCCCCAAGGAGGCTTAGAGAAGATGAAATCCCTCAAATCGTCAATGATTTTCGGCTTGCTGCTAGGAATTGTATTGAAGCAG GCTTTGATGGAGTCGAAATCCACTGTGCATTTGGCTACCTAATTGAACAGTTCATGAAAGACAGCGTCAACGACAGAACTGACAAGTACGGTGGAAGCATGGAAAACCGTTGTCGCTttgctctagaggtaatccaaGCAACCACCGATGAGATCGGACCAGACAGAATCGGTGTCCGTCTCTCGCCATACTCAAACTGCCTGGACTGTTGGGACTCGGACCCGGATGCACTTGGCCTGTACATGATCCAAGCCATGAACAAGCTGGGCGTCCTCTACTGCAGCATGGTTGAGCCTGAGGTGGTCAAAGTGGACGGCAAGGTGCAAATCCCTTACAAGCTGTTGCATTTCAGGAAGGCGTTTGCTGGTACTTTCATTGTTGCCGGAGGATACAACAGGGAAGAAGGCAACAGAGCAGTGTCTGAGGGTTACACGGACCTGGTGGCATATGGCAAATGGTTTCTGGCAAACCCAGACTTGCCAAAGCGGTTTGAGCTGAATGCGCCTTTGAACAAGTACGACAGATCGACGTTTTACACTCCTGATCCGGTTGTCGG TGCTTGTCATGGCAGGCCTGCACCTGAGACTAACGGACCCAGCTCACGGCGCCGGCATCGCCTCGCCGTGGTTCTGGCGTGCGGCTGCCGGCCAGGTTGGGCCATTGGGATGAGAGACCGGGTGCCAGTTCCGGCCGTGGCTGTGCTGCCAGCGGCGGTGCGTCGACGTTGGCGAGGATCCTAA
- the LOC133921956 gene encoding probable serine/threonine-protein kinase At1g54610, translating to MGGLCSKEGVVEAPHAAEGQLQKAPSQSLKQLITLAAKEEDAAVVHAVIARTESNAKAKAANCGAAPAPAKEMEKTAPPVVVITSLSKSYSTAGAPTHHRRATVDIGSNAAVDHSTQVISSMPQGFSGEHVIAGWPSWLTSVAGEVVEGWLPRRADTFERLDKIGQGTYSNVYKARDLESGKIVALKRVRFVNMDPESVRFMAREIHILRRLDHPNVIKLEGIVTSRLSHSLYLVFEYMEHDLAGLAALPGQRFTEPQVKCFMGQILEGLRHCHARGVLHRDIKGSNLLIDDNGVLRIADFGLATFFDPDRRQPMTSRVVTLWYRPPELLLGATEYGVAVDLWSTGCILAELLASKPIMPGQTEIEQLHKIFKLCGSPSEDYWAKAKLPDVTLFKPQRPYRRKIAETFKDFSPTALALLDTLLAIEPSARGTAASALDSEFFRTKPLACDPASLPKYPPSKEYDAKLRGQEATRQNTTAIGGKGSISVKPGRDDGKAAPAQDAIADYQRRQARANPKSTSHHYSSQEDSVPGFRIEPPAVAGRGPVTMQTAGFGSTWYKNDQRAVPRTSSSVRVSQLTSQRSYAQSRGTDLHPSSSAARNANSRYNRLDVAEPANAMDRPGSTHKKDLGMRDTSAGFGGRNKRIHYSGPLMPPGGNMEDMLREHEKQIQQAVRKARVEKEKTIRHHY from the exons ATGGGCGGCCTCTGCTCCAAGGAGGGCGTCGTGGAGGCGCCGCACGCCGCCGAGGGGCAGCTGCAGAAGGCGCCGAGCCAGTCCCTCAAGCAGCTTATCACGCTCGCCGCCAAGGAGGAGGACGCTGCCGTCGTGCACGCCGTCATCGCCAGGACGGAGTCGAACGCCAAGGCCAAGGCGGCTAATTGCGGGGCCGCGCCCGCGCCTGCGAAGGAGATGGAGAAGACCGCGCCTCCGGTCGTCGTCATCACGTCCCTCAGCAAGTCGTACAGCACCGCCGGGGCGCCCACGCACCACCGGCGGGCCACGGTCGACATCGGCAGCAACGCTGCCGTGGACCACAGCACGCAGGTGATCTCCAGCATGCCGCAGGGATTCTCCGGCGAGCACGTCATCGCGGGCTGGCCCTCCTGGCTCACGTCGGTCGCCGGAGAGGTCGTGGAAGGCTGGCTGCCCCGTCGAGCCGACACCTTCGAGCGACTGGACAAG ATCGGGCAGGGCACGTACAGCAACGTGTACAAGGCGCGGGACCTGGAGAGCGGCAAGATCGTGGCACTGAAGCGGGTGCGGTTCGTCAACATGGACCCGGAGAGCGTGCGGTTCATGGCGCGGGAGATCCACATCCTCCGGCGGCTCGACCACCCCAACGTGATCAAGCTCGAGGGCATCGTCACCTCCCGCCTCTCGCACAGCCTCTACCTCGTCTTCGAGTACATGGAGCACGACCTCGCCGGCCTCGCCGCGCTCCCAGGGCAGCGCTTCACGGAGCCGCAGGTCAAGTGCTTCATGGGCCAGATCCTCGAGGGCCTGCGCCACTGCCACGCCCGCGGCGTCCTGCACAGGGACATCAAGGGATCCAACCTGCTCATCGACGACAACGGCGTGCTCCGGATCGCCGACTTCGGGCTCGCCACTTTCTTCGACCCCGACCGCAGGCAGCCCATGACCAGCCGCGTCGTCACGCTCTGGTACCGCCCGCCGGAGCTCCTGCTCGGCGCCACCGAGTACGGCGTCGCCGTAGACCTGTGGAGCACCGGATGCATCCTAGCCGAGCTGCTCGCCAGCAAGCCCATAATGCCCGGGCAGACCGAG ATCGAGCAGCTGCACAAGATCTTCAAGCTCTGCGGGTCACCATCGGAGGACTACTGGGCgaaggcgaagctgccggacgTGACGCTCTTCAAGCCGCAGCGGCCGTACAGACGCAAGATCGCCGAGACGTTCAAGGACTTCTCTCCCACTGCCCTGGCGCTCCTCGACACGTTGCTCGCCATCGAACCGTCGGCCCGCGGCACGGCAGCCTCCGCTCTCGACAGCGag TTCTTCAGGACCAAGCCGCTGGCGTGTGACCCGGCTAGCCTGCCCAAGTACCCGCCCAGCAAGGAGTACGACGCCAAGCTCCGCGGCCAGGAGGCAACTCG GCAAAACACGACGGCCATCGGAGGCAAGGGCTCCATATCCGTCAAACCAGGGAGAGACGACGGCAAGGCCGCGCCGGCTCAGGACGCCATTGCAGACTACCAG AGGAGGCAGGCGCGCGCCAATCCAAAGAGCACCAGCCACCACTACAGCTCGCAGGAGGACAGCGTGCCGGGCTTCCGCATCGAGCCGCCGGCCGTAGCCGGGCGCGGGCCGGTGACGATGCAAACCGCCGGCTTCGGGTCGACGTGGTACAAGAACGACCAGCGGGCGGTCCCGCGCACGTCCAGCTCCGTCAGGGTGTCGCAACTCACCTCGCAGCGGTCCTACGCGCAGTCCCGGGGCACCGACCTGCACCCGAGCTCGTCGGCCGCCAGGAACGCCAACTCCAGGTACAACCGGCTCGACGTTGCCGAGCCGGCGAACGCCATGGACCGGCCCGGCTCCACCCACAAGAAAGACCTCGGCATGAGGGACACATCAGCT GGTTTCGGCGGGAGGAACAAGAGGATCCACTACTCTGGGCCGCTGATGCCGCCCGGCGGGAACATGGAGGACATGCTCAGGGAGCACGAGAAGCAGATCCAGCAGGCGGTACGCAAGGCGCGAGTCGAGAAGGAGAAGACGATCAGGCACCATTACTGA